A genomic region of Actinomycetes bacterium contains the following coding sequences:
- a CDS encoding ABC transporter substrate-binding protein has product MSKTFMKLLALIAATTLVAAACSAKGDDDASGGDEGESPGAEEATSGDDGDGASAADFGDLSDVCGPGDLTIAADENAGSPDKLLIGVSNDRTSQIRPGLNKEMWDASNAFVAWCNEQGGIGGLPIEIVDLDGKLLEVETSMARACNGVFMMVGGGQVQDNLQFTGKPESDFHECGLAEIPGFTVSPEKSESNGQVQPIPHPGAEISSAWMKDFKKLYPDESQSMTEVWGELPAMETIKNQTLAVMDSEDVENAGVFTYPVTGQADWTPSAQQVIGSGATSLHFVGEPTNLGALVKSLREQGWEGVPMVETNHYDQTFIDSAGAENAEGSVMRSAFHPFEEAADWPATQQYIDIVNDNVDDPKIAVLGAQSFSAWLLFAEAAKACGESNDGELSRECILTSAADIDEWTGGGLHSPHDPGPEGGPSGTCGMLVVVKDGQFERLFPEVGSDDDSGDGFSCHDEAVVAVPENEGLGIIGPNQPI; this is encoded by the coding sequence GTGTCGAAGACCTTCATGAAGCTGCTCGCGCTCATCGCGGCGACCACACTCGTGGCCGCGGCATGTTCGGCCAAGGGAGACGACGACGCCAGCGGCGGCGACGAAGGGGAATCGCCCGGCGCCGAGGAAGCCACGTCCGGCGACGACGGCGACGGCGCGAGCGCGGCCGACTTCGGTGACCTCAGCGACGTGTGCGGACCCGGTGACCTCACCATCGCGGCCGACGAGAACGCAGGCTCGCCCGACAAGCTCCTGATCGGTGTGTCCAACGACCGCACCTCCCAGATCCGCCCGGGGCTCAACAAGGAGATGTGGGACGCCTCCAACGCATTCGTCGCCTGGTGCAACGAGCAGGGAGGCATCGGCGGACTCCCCATCGAGATCGTCGACCTCGACGGCAAGCTCCTCGAGGTGGAGACGTCAATGGCCCGCGCCTGCAACGGCGTGTTCATGATGGTCGGCGGCGGCCAGGTCCAGGACAACCTGCAGTTCACCGGCAAGCCTGAGTCCGACTTCCACGAGTGCGGTCTCGCCGAGATTCCTGGCTTCACGGTCTCCCCCGAGAAGTCGGAGTCCAATGGCCAGGTCCAGCCGATCCCCCACCCGGGCGCCGAGATCTCCTCGGCGTGGATGAAGGACTTCAAGAAGCTCTACCCCGATGAGTCCCAGTCGATGACGGAGGTCTGGGGCGAGCTCCCGGCCATGGAGACCATCAAGAACCAGACCCTCGCGGTGATGGACTCCGAGGACGTGGAGAACGCAGGCGTGTTCACCTACCCGGTCACGGGCCAGGCCGACTGGACGCCGTCCGCGCAGCAGGTCATCGGCTCCGGTGCCACGTCGCTTCACTTCGTCGGAGAGCCGACCAACCTCGGCGCCCTCGTGAAGTCGCTGCGGGAACAGGGCTGGGAAGGCGTCCCGATGGTCGAGACCAACCACTACGACCAGACGTTCATCGATTCAGCCGGCGCCGAGAACGCCGAAGGCTCGGTCATGCGCTCCGCGTTCCACCCCTTCGAGGAAGCCGCCGACTGGCCCGCCACCCAGCAGTACATCGACATCGTCAACGACAACGTCGACGACCCCAAGATCGCCGTGCTCGGAGCCCAGAGCTTCTCGGCCTGGCTGCTCTTCGCCGAAGCGGCGAAGGCCTGTGGCGAGTCCAACGACGGGGAACTCAGCCGCGAGTGCATCCTGACCTCGGCAGCCGACATCGACGAGTGGACCGGCGGCGGCCTGCACTCGCCACACGACCCTGGCCCCGAAGGCGGCCCGTCCGGCACCTGCGGGATGCTCGTGGTCGTCAAGGACGGCCAGTTC
- the rpiB gene encoding ribose 5-phosphate isomerase B gives MGADHAGYELKDALADHIRGRGFEVLDLGTNSPDSVDYPDFGVAVGRAVAGGEADLGVCVCGSGIGICMAADKIHGVRAGTVHDETSARLARQHNDANVICLGARLTGPAVATAAVDAWLDAEFEGGRHSRRTGKLDEL, from the coding sequence ATGGGCGCCGACCACGCCGGCTACGAACTCAAGGACGCACTAGCGGACCACATACGCGGCCGCGGATTCGAGGTGCTCGACCTGGGCACCAACTCGCCCGACAGCGTCGACTATCCCGACTTCGGCGTCGCAGTGGGCAGGGCCGTCGCAGGTGGTGAGGCGGACCTCGGCGTGTGCGTCTGCGGGTCAGGCATCGGCATCTGCATGGCGGCCGACAAGATCCATGGCGTGCGTGCGGGCACGGTGCACGACGAGACCTCGGCGCGGCTCGCACGCCAGCACAACGATGCCAATGTCATATGCCTCGGTGCCCGTCTCACCGGTCCCGCCGTTGCCACCGCTGCGGTCGATGCCTGGTTGGACGCGGAGTTCGAGGGCGGACGACACTCGAGGCGTACCGGAAAGCTCGACGAGCTCTGA
- a CDS encoding serine hydroxymethyltransferase has product MPWPEERDAELFAVIDRERERQNTGLQLIASENFTSPAVMEAVGSVLTNKYSEGYPGKRYYGGNEYVDEAEDLARSRVCSLFGAEHANVQPHSGANANVAVYLAMLEPGDTVLGLSLDHGGHLTHGSPVNISGLSYNFVSYGLTQSDERMDLEQLHALAQEHRPKMIVAGATAYSREVDPKPIRDICDEVGALFMFDAAHIAGLIAGGAHPNPVGIADVVTFTTHKTLRGPRGGCILTSEEHGKAIDKAIFPGLQGGPLEHVIAGKAVAFREAAHPSFGEYAHQIVANARALAESLGGHGFRMVSGGTDNHLMMMDLRSVDEELTGKDAQIALDRAGITLNKNTIPDDPRSPFVTSGLRLGTPSVTTQGMREAEMATIGDLIARVLHAPGDDARLAAVREEVATLCSGFTPYP; this is encoded by the coding sequence ATGCCCTGGCCCGAAGAACGTGATGCGGAGCTGTTCGCAGTCATCGACCGCGAGCGTGAGCGCCAGAACACCGGCCTCCAACTGATCGCGTCTGAGAACTTCACATCGCCCGCGGTCATGGAGGCCGTGGGATCGGTGCTGACCAACAAGTACTCCGAGGGCTACCCGGGCAAGCGCTACTACGGCGGCAACGAATACGTCGACGAGGCGGAGGACCTGGCTCGCAGCCGCGTGTGCTCGTTGTTCGGCGCGGAACACGCCAACGTCCAGCCCCACTCCGGAGCCAACGCCAACGTGGCGGTGTACCTCGCGATGCTCGAGCCCGGCGACACCGTGCTCGGACTCAGCCTCGACCACGGCGGCCACCTCACCCACGGCTCACCGGTCAACATCTCCGGGCTCAGCTACAACTTCGTCAGCTACGGGCTCACCCAGTCCGATGAGCGCATGGACCTCGAGCAGCTCCACGCCCTCGCACAGGAGCACCGGCCCAAGATGATCGTGGCCGGCGCCACCGCCTATTCCCGCGAGGTCGACCCGAAGCCGATCCGTGACATCTGCGACGAGGTCGGTGCACTGTTCATGTTCGACGCAGCGCACATCGCCGGACTCATCGCGGGCGGGGCGCATCCCAACCCGGTCGGCATCGCGGATGTGGTCACCTTCACCACCCACAAGACCCTTCGCGGCCCGCGCGGTGGCTGCATCCTCACCAGCGAGGAGCACGGCAAGGCGATCGACAAGGCGATCTTCCCGGGTCTGCAGGGCGGACCCCTCGAGCACGTGATCGCGGGCAAGGCCGTCGCGTTCCGCGAGGCGGCGCATCCGAGCTTCGGCGAGTACGCGCACCAGATCGTCGCCAATGCGCGCGCGCTGGCGGAATCACTTGGCGGGCACGGATTCCGGATGGTCTCGGGTGGCACCGACAATCACCTGATGATGATGGACCTGCGCTCGGTCGACGAGGAACTGACCGGCAAGGACGCCCAGATCGCGCTTGACCGCGCCGGTATCACGCTCAACAAGAACACCATCCCCGACGACCCCCGCAGCCCCTTTGTGACCTCGGGCCTGCGGTTGGGCACGCCGTCGGTCACCACACAGGGAATGCGCGAAGCCGAGATGGCCACCATCGGCGACCTGATCGCCAGGGTTCTGCATGCCCCGGGCGACGACGCCCGGCTCGCCGCCGTGCGCGAAGAGGTCGCCACGCTGTGCTCAGGCTTCACGCCGTATCCCTGA
- a CDS encoding D-aminoacylase, producing the protein MATNLTDRQICCKLSAHPPEEHAVDLAIRNATIVDGTGAPSRTADLGIDDGRIVAIEATGSERLDGAARTIDATGLVVCPGFVDPHTHYDAQLLWDPSASPSNVHGVTTVIAGNCGFTLAPVIEGDGEYTARMMAKVEGMPLEALAKGVDWTWTSMEGYLERLDGSLGVNAAFLVGHCALRRKVMGADAVGNEASPEQVEAMKALLSESIEAGALGFSTTRARTHSDGDGEPVASRWATEDELFQLASVVSEHEGTTLEFASDGCLDGFEDDEVDFMIQFSRTGKRPLNWNVLTVDSHAPERYRNQLDAMDRCAEEGAKVVALTMPVIVPMNMSFLNYCALNMMPDWGDILGLPVPERMEKLRDPEVRRFMQDRAASPDAGVFARLTGWDIYVIGDTYSEANEGLSGRRVCDIAEERGDDNPFDTLLDIVLAEDLRTVLWPGATDNDDESWELRRQAWDHPSVMLGGSDAGAHLDRMQGAGYPTRFIGDCLRGRKLVSVERAVQMLTQVPAELFGLKDRGTIAEGNIADLVVFDPETIDSEMLTLVNDLPGDCGRLHAGSTGVKHVLVSGVETITDGEPTGNNAGSIIRSGKDTNTVLVD; encoded by the coding sequence ATGGCCACAAATCTGACAGACCGTCAGATTTGCTGCAAACTCTCCGCACATCCACCCGAGGAGCACGCCGTGGACCTGGCCATCCGCAACGCAACCATCGTCGACGGGACCGGAGCGCCCTCCAGAACAGCAGACCTGGGCATCGACGACGGACGCATAGTCGCCATCGAGGCGACCGGCTCTGAACGGCTGGACGGCGCCGCCCGCACAATCGATGCCACAGGACTGGTCGTCTGCCCCGGGTTCGTGGACCCCCACACCCACTACGACGCACAGCTGCTGTGGGACCCGTCGGCCTCACCGTCCAATGTCCACGGTGTCACCACAGTGATCGCAGGCAACTGCGGCTTCACTCTCGCACCCGTCATCGAGGGCGACGGCGAGTACACCGCTCGCATGATGGCCAAGGTGGAGGGCATGCCACTCGAAGCCCTCGCCAAGGGCGTCGACTGGACCTGGACCTCGATGGAGGGGTATCTCGAACGGCTCGACGGCAGCCTCGGCGTCAACGCCGCCTTCCTCGTGGGCCACTGCGCCCTTCGCCGCAAGGTCATGGGCGCCGACGCCGTGGGCAACGAGGCGAGCCCCGAGCAGGTCGAAGCAATGAAGGCCCTGCTCTCGGAGAGCATCGAAGCGGGTGCACTCGGGTTCTCAACCACCCGTGCACGCACCCACTCCGACGGCGACGGTGAGCCGGTCGCCTCCCGCTGGGCCACCGAGGACGAGCTGTTCCAGCTCGCGTCGGTCGTGTCCGAACACGAGGGCACGACGCTCGAGTTCGCGTCCGACGGCTGCCTAGATGGCTTCGAGGACGATGAAGTCGACTTCATGATCCAGTTCTCGCGAACCGGCAAGCGGCCCCTCAACTGGAACGTGCTCACCGTCGACAGCCACGCCCCCGAGCGCTACAGGAACCAGCTCGATGCCATGGACCGCTGCGCCGAGGAAGGCGCAAAGGTGGTTGCGCTCACCATGCCGGTGATCGTGCCCATGAACATGAGCTTCCTCAACTACTGCGCACTGAACATGATGCCGGACTGGGGAGACATCCTCGGGCTGCCCGTGCCGGAACGCATGGAGAAGCTCCGCGACCCCGAGGTGCGGCGCTTCATGCAGGATCGCGCGGCCAGCCCCGACGCCGGAGTGTTCGCCCGCCTCACCGGCTGGGACATCTACGTGATCGGCGACACCTACTCCGAGGCCAACGAGGGCCTGAGCGGTCGCCGCGTCTGTGACATCGCCGAGGAACGCGGCGACGACAACCCCTTCGACACACTGCTCGACATCGTGCTCGCCGAAGACCTGCGCACCGTGCTCTGGCCGGGCGCCACCGACAACGACGACGAGTCCTGGGAACTACGCCGCCAGGCGTGGGACCACCCATCGGTGATGCTCGGTGGCTCCGATGCCGGTGCACACCTCGACCGCATGCAGGGAGCCGGCTATCCCACCCGCTTCATCGGCGACTGCCTGCGCGGCCGCAAGCTCGTGTCGGTCGAACGCGCAGTACAGATGCTCACCCAGGTGCCCGCCGAGCTGTTCGGTCTGAAGGACCGCGGCACCATCGCCGAGGGCAACATCGCCGACCTGGTCGTGTTCGACCCCGAGACGATCGACTCCGAGATGCTGACCCTCGTCAACGACCTGCCCGGCGACTGCGGCCGACTGCATGCGGGCTCGACCGGTGTGAAGCACGTGCTCGTGTCGGGCGTGGAAACGATCACCGACGGCGAGCCCACCGGCAACAACGCCGGCAGCATCATCCGGTCCGGCAAGGACACCAACACCGTCCTCGTCGACTGA
- a CDS encoding zinc-binding dehydrogenase: MRAVIMREGRLVVDDFETPPPGPGQLLAEVLACGICGSDLHTLDHSEEFAEMSASAASVADFPTETFDPGADVVMGHEFCARVVDVGENTANCQPGDTVVSIPIVMDTAGIHPVGYSGQYPGAYSEQVLLSDALCLKVPNGLGHREAALTEPMAVGLHAVEMSRVTPRHGTVVVGCGPVGLAIIASLRLAGVETVLAADYSPARRALAARMGASEVVDPAQEPTAEAWGRVGGGRDLVIFEAVGVPGVIDEAVRAAPRNAQIVVAGVCMQPDTFHPMAAVTREVNIQFVLGYDPEQFGRTLRRISEGEIDVAPMLTGSVGLDGVADAFEELRDPGRHAKVLVVP; this comes from the coding sequence ATGCGTGCCGTCATCATGCGCGAGGGTCGACTCGTGGTGGACGACTTCGAGACGCCACCACCCGGTCCGGGCCAGCTCCTGGCCGAGGTACTGGCCTGCGGGATCTGCGGTTCGGACCTGCACACCCTCGACCACTCCGAGGAGTTCGCGGAGATGTCGGCGTCGGCTGCGTCGGTCGCCGACTTCCCCACCGAGACCTTCGACCCGGGAGCGGACGTGGTCATGGGCCACGAATTCTGCGCCCGCGTGGTCGACGTTGGTGAGAACACCGCGAACTGCCAACCCGGGGACACGGTGGTTTCCATACCGATCGTGATGGACACAGCCGGAATCCACCCGGTCGGTTACTCGGGGCAATACCCCGGTGCCTACTCCGAACAGGTACTCCTCTCCGATGCCCTGTGCCTCAAGGTGCCCAACGGGCTCGGCCACCGCGAAGCGGCGCTGACCGAACCGATGGCCGTGGGCCTGCATGCGGTCGAGATGAGCCGGGTGACTCCGCGCCACGGCACCGTGGTCGTCGGATGCGGGCCCGTCGGGCTCGCCATCATCGCGTCGTTGCGCCTCGCCGGCGTGGAGACGGTTCTGGCAGCCGACTACTCACCGGCCCGCCGCGCGCTCGCTGCCCGCATGGGCGCGAGTGAGGTGGTCGATCCGGCACAGGAGCCGACAGCCGAAGCATGGGGCCGGGTCGGCGGGGGGCGCGACCTTGTGATCTTCGAGGCCGTGGGCGTGCCCGGTGTGATCGACGAGGCCGTGCGTGCGGCGCCCCGCAATGCACAGATCGTGGTCGCCGGCGTGTGCATGCAGCCGGACACCTTCCATCCGATGGCGGCGGTCACCCGCGAGGTCAACATCCAGTTCGTGCTTGGCTATGACCCCGAGCAGTTCGGCCGCACGCTGCGGCGCATATCCGAAGGCGAGATCGACGTCGCACCGATGCTCACCGGTTCTGTCGGACTCGACGGTGTCGCCGATGCCTTTGAGGAACTACGGGATCCCGGGCGCCATGCAAAGGTGCTGGTCGTCCCCTGA
- a CDS encoding cyclic nucleotide-binding domain-containing protein, whose product MSKGHSDDADSSQVGSVSLFEGMTDSELARVDDLGSRIEVPDGELLVDQGDPGTYCYVVLEGSANVYANGEYVATIGAGSTIGEMALIDHRPRTATVVADGPMGLLRFDTSHFKALLEEMPRASERIMAILAARLPK is encoded by the coding sequence ATGAGCAAGGGCCACAGCGACGATGCCGACAGCTCCCAGGTGGGTTCCGTCTCCCTGTTCGAGGGCATGACCGATTCCGAACTCGCCCGGGTCGATGACCTCGGGTCGCGCATAGAGGTGCCCGACGGTGAGTTGCTGGTCGACCAGGGCGACCCCGGCACGTACTGCTACGTGGTGCTGGAGGGGTCGGCCAACGTGTATGCCAACGGCGAGTACGTGGCGACCATCGGTGCCGGATCCACTATCGGCGAGATGGCTCTGATCGACCACCGGCCTCGCACGGCGACGGTCGTGGCCGACGGTCCCATGGGCCTACTGCGTTTCGACACGTCGCACTTCAAGGCCCTGCTGGAGGAGATGCCGCGCGCCTCCGAGCGCATAATGGCCATCCTCGCTGCCCGCCTGCCGAAGTAA
- a CDS encoding undecaprenyl/decaprenyl-phosphate alpha-N-acetylglucosaminyl 1-phosphate transferase, with the protein MGSYLIVMVVAVAATAISVPPLRVLSRRAEAMAHPSDRSVHAHATPLLGGTALLIGVLAGFVAAWFVPDLDPIFTTPGNLVGVAAAAVVMWLTGLVDDLRDISPPAKVAGMVLSGSMLTLVGLTIIYFRVPFVGFTVLPPDLSALVTVVWVIGMANLVNLIDGLDGLAAGIVAIASGAFFLYGWALLDEGVLDPSNVGLLVAVATAGACIGFLPFNFNPASIFMGDSGALMLGVLLASSTVAVGGQSDDPFSGQSWFFFAPLILPLIILAVPLIDTLFAILRRATKRRGVATADKEHLHHRLMDLGHGHRRAVLIMWAWTAVLSGFVLIPVYTGRGDAIVPIGLAALALLLFTLFAPTIIRRATARS; encoded by the coding sequence GTGGGCAGCTACCTGATCGTCATGGTCGTCGCGGTCGCGGCGACAGCGATCTCCGTGCCCCCTTTGCGGGTGCTTTCGCGGCGCGCCGAGGCGATGGCGCACCCGAGCGACCGCAGCGTGCATGCGCACGCCACCCCGCTGCTCGGCGGTACCGCCCTGCTGATCGGCGTGCTCGCGGGGTTCGTCGCGGCCTGGTTCGTGCCCGACCTCGACCCCATCTTCACCACGCCGGGGAACCTCGTCGGAGTCGCCGCCGCGGCGGTTGTGATGTGGCTGACCGGCCTGGTGGATGACCTGCGAGACATCTCGCCGCCCGCCAAGGTCGCCGGAATGGTCCTGTCCGGCTCCATGCTCACACTCGTCGGACTCACCATCATCTACTTCCGGGTGCCGTTCGTGGGCTTCACCGTGCTTCCGCCCGACCTGTCGGCACTGGTGACCGTCGTGTGGGTGATCGGCATGGCCAACCTGGTCAACCTGATCGACGGACTCGACGGACTCGCCGCCGGCATCGTGGCGATCGCCTCCGGTGCGTTCTTCCTGTACGGATGGGCGTTGCTCGACGAGGGCGTGCTCGACCCCTCCAACGTGGGGCTTCTCGTCGCTGTCGCAACGGCCGGGGCGTGCATCGGGTTCCTGCCGTTCAACTTCAATCCGGCCAGCATCTTCATGGGCGATAGCGGAGCACTCATGCTCGGAGTGCTGCTCGCGTCCTCGACGGTGGCGGTCGGCGGCCAGTCCGATGACCCCTTCTCGGGTCAGTCGTGGTTCTTCTTCGCCCCGCTCATCCTGCCGTTGATCATCCTCGCGGTGCCGCTGATCGACACGTTGTTCGCGATCCTGCGCCGGGCCACCAAGCGGCGCGGCGTCGCCACGGCCGACAAGGAACACCTGCACCACCGGCTCATGGACCTCGGCCATGGGCACCGTCGCGCGGTGCTGATCATGTGGGCCTGGACGGCGGTGCTGTCGGGCTTCGTGCTGATTCCCGTCTACACCGGTCGCGGCGACGCGATCGTGCCGATCGGACTCGCCGCCCTGGCGCTGCTGCTGTTCACGCTTTTCGCGCCCACCATCATCCGCCGCGCCACCGCCCGCTCCTGA
- a CDS encoding ABC transporter substrate-binding protein yields MRKAWLAALAVVLVATSCAARNKDEAATENEEGGEANTEESTSEPTTGDKFGDMESPCGPGEMTVEESESAGSPDKMLLGVANDRSSTIRPGLNKELWDTSQAFAAWCNAQGGIGGLEIELVDIDGKLLEVEASMAEACNGVFMLVGGGQVQDNLQFSGKPESDFHECVLADIPGFAVSPEKSESNGQIQPIPHPLSEAPSLWIRQFQQLHPEEAESMVEVWGELPAMETVKEQTVAIFDAEGVENAGVFPYPVTGLADWTPLAQQIIATGSQSLHFVGEPTNFAALVKTLREQGWEGYPVVETNIYDQVYVDAAGADKAADTLIRSIFHPFEEADKWPAVQQYIDILNDNVDDPKIALLGMQSFSGWLLFADSARACGEANDGVVTRDCVLETAAEVDDWTAGGLHAPTNPGPEGGGSPVCGMLIRVTESGEFERYFPEIGSEDDDLDGFGCDDTAVVDVPANAGLGVTSDKQPI; encoded by the coding sequence ATGCGCAAGGCTTGGCTCGCAGCTTTGGCGGTGGTCCTTGTGGCCACTTCGTGTGCCGCGAGGAACAAGGACGAGGCCGCCACCGAGAACGAGGAAGGCGGCGAGGCCAACACCGAGGAATCGACCTCGGAGCCGACCACCGGCGACAAGTTCGGCGACATGGAGTCGCCCTGCGGCCCGGGTGAGATGACGGTGGAGGAATCCGAGAGCGCGGGCTCCCCTGACAAGATGCTGCTCGGAGTGGCCAACGACCGATCCTCCACGATCCGCCCCGGACTCAACAAGGAACTCTGGGACACCTCCCAGGCGTTTGCCGCATGGTGCAACGCCCAGGGCGGAATCGGAGGCCTCGAGATCGAGCTCGTCGACATCGACGGCAAGCTGCTGGAGGTGGAGGCGTCGATGGCGGAGGCCTGCAACGGCGTGTTCATGCTCGTCGGCGGCGGTCAGGTGCAGGACAACCTGCAGTTCTCCGGGAAGCCCGAATCGGACTTCCACGAGTGCGTGCTCGCCGACATCCCCGGGTTCGCCGTGTCTCCCGAGAAGTCCGAGTCGAACGGCCAGATCCAGCCGATCCCGCACCCGTTGTCGGAGGCTCCGTCGTTGTGGATCCGCCAGTTCCAGCAGCTGCACCCCGAAGAGGCCGAGTCGATGGTGGAGGTCTGGGGCGAGCTGCCCGCCATGGAGACCGTCAAGGAGCAGACTGTCGCGATCTTCGACGCCGAGGGCGTCGAGAACGCCGGCGTGTTCCCGTACCCCGTGACCGGCCTCGCCGACTGGACCCCGCTCGCCCAGCAGATCATCGCCACCGGATCCCAGTCCCTGCACTTCGTCGGTGAGCCGACCAACTTCGCGGCCCTCGTGAAGACGCTGCGCGAGCAGGGCTGGGAGGGTTATCCGGTTGTCGAGACCAACATCTATGACCAGGTGTACGTCGACGCCGCCGGTGCCGACAAGGCTGCCGACACGCTGATCCGCTCGATCTTCCATCCCTTCGAGGAAGCCGACAAGTGGCCGGCAGTGCAGCAGTACATCGACATCCTCAACGACAATGTCGATGACCCCAAGATCGCGCTGCTCGGCATGCAGAGCTTCTCCGGTTGGCTCCTGTTCGCCGACTCCGCCAGGGCTTGCGGTGAGGCCAACGACGGCGTCGTCACCCGGGACTGTGTGCTCGAGACGGCCGCGGAAGTCGATGACTGGACAGCCGGTGGGCTTCACGCTCCGACCAACCCCGGTCCCGAAGGTGGTGGCTCGCCGGTTTGCGGCATGCTCATCCGGGTCACCGAGAGCGGTGAATTCGAGCGGTACTTCCCCGAGATCGGCAGCGAGGACGACGATCTCGACGGCTTCGGTTGCGACGACACCGCAGTGGTGGACGTGCCGGCCAACGCAGGACTCGGCGTCACGAGCGACAAGCAGCCCATCTGA